From the Primulina tabacum isolate GXHZ01 chromosome 3, ASM2559414v2, whole genome shotgun sequence genome, one window contains:
- the LOC142540846 gene encoding uncharacterized protein LOC142540846, translated as MHATLQPGDRSPKQVNTPSSTVQLKPGCDSGQNSGTTFPAQVKGKKRDRADHGADSVKRERSSRANDEDYVQFKPGINFKAEIARITEKGGVTDVDGVEKLIQLMQSDRMERNRDMLSRSMLAGVMAATDKVECLNRFVQLRGLPVLDEWLQEIHKGKIGDGNNLKDGDKSVEEFVLVLLRALDKLPVDLHALQTCNIGRSVNHLRSHKNLEIQRKARGLVDTWKKRVEAEMNSIDTKSGSAQAISVWPSKSRLPEASHGGSKTPSGSDIALKSSATQNYALKTTSTRPSHGDSNIKSTSSPGPLKSSSSPASGKESQPRVSSGGTPDVPLIKEDRSTSSFQSNNCCQSPSGKEDGRSSSAGLLPVNKISTSTIRTRKNSGIHGVPVTGIQKETSSSRGSLAQKTTVLEKSQPSSPFGRALEGPITEGSSHKLIVAISNQVRSPAHGVSGESLEDPGLMSSRASSPAILDKHEQFEHTSKDKTDSWQNDDLKDLLTGSGEGAGSPVALPEEERSVTTDDSRRLSEGLPKNQLKTSRSQVSSFSPMNALIESCAKYSGANSSLSHEDNGGMNLLASVAAGEMSRSDLASPTDSTEISTPAVEENCSADEEKSKSSPENYTSAVPSKYCIDADDKEQSALECSLVSEDGLHVPKKVSVKFTGDNECAPSHTPEDVNSREGSKHLNSSSLDSRKNIHNNLDTVEKSNLETDAISTENVMDDKFDEDIHEDTSRSIGSNGILNCKTHEIKVKVMEEKAGTVMDEGNLMTEFAGSKQPCEGDNKKDLSEGSSTGNNLQQKFTAIIVSGFAERENSVKLQQTACGENSVSKGVDEVNFGKSVEKGSKNFIIKSGLPNFSEEVVRNADIERHCLATSCSGSDDLKNLKDIKVESKKMLEHESPSERGCSVDHAAPQKTEFKGPKSSSIKTDEAQNRDSIVVEACSSASGHTHTDTKIKFDLNEGFSVDDGKYGEPVSLVSSGSTNVHIINSVPFSVNSALAGNSASITVAAAAKGPFVHPDDLVRSKGELGWKGSAATSAFRPAEPRKFLETAFGSMSNACSDASIGKQGRTPLDFDLNVPDERVLEEIASRDSAMAVGSTIGFVSNHATFLNDSLSSVIVSGSGGLDLDLNRVDEATENAYCSTSNYQKVEGSMARIKPLGGLPTGDVRRDFDLNDGPIVDNASAEQFYIRKQVKGGIPSQLHPPGLRMNSPGVGSYSSWFPPGNTYSTVTIPTILPDRGDPPFPVFPLVHLRGHLVSPHLLLMSIEDRFCHHLLPSLSHLALSSFPSFPLELLFLYLQPPSQLEQIMQIPHLVLGCLHLL; from the coding sequence ATGCATGCAACGTTGCAGCCTGGTGATCGATCTCCGAAGCAAGTTAATACTCCATCTTCGACTGTACAACTGAAGCCTGGTTGTGACAGTGGTCAAAATAGTGGGACAACTTTTCCTGCTCAAGTCAAGGGAAAGAAGAGGGACAGAGCTGATCATGGTGCTGATTCTGTGAAAAGAGAACGGTCTTCTAGGGCCAATGATGAGGATTATGTTCAATTCAAACCTGGAATTAATTTCAAAGCCGAGATAGCGCGAATAACCGAAAAAGGAGGGGTCACCGATGTGGATGGGGTTGAGAAACTTATCCAGCTAATGCAATCAGACAGGATGGAGAGAAACAGGGATATGCTTAGTCGGTCCATGCTTGCAGGTGTAATGGCTGCTACTGACAAGGTTGAGTGTCTTAATCGGTTTGTGCAGCTCAGGGGTTTGCCTGTGTTGGATGAATGGCTCCAGGAAATCCACAAAGGGAAGATTGGTGATGGTAATAATTTAAAGGATGGTGACAAATCTGTGGAGGAATTTGTTTTGGTTTTGCTTCGTGCGCTGGATAAATTACCTGTGGACCTTCACGCCCTTCAAACATGCAACATTGGTAGATCTGTGAATCATTTACGGTCACATAAAAACTTGGAAATCCAGAGAAAGGCACGGGGTTTGGTCGATACGTGGAAAAAACGTGTTGAAGCGGAAATGAATAGTATTGACACAAAGTCTGGTTCAGCCCAAGCTATATCTGTTTGGCCTTCTAAATCGCGCCTTCCCGAGGCATCACATGGTGGTAGCAAAACTCCAAGTGGCTCTGACATTGCCTTGAAAAGCTCGGCCACTCAGAATTATGCATTGAAAACCACTTCTACAAGGCCTTCACATGGGGATAGTAACATAAAATCTACGTCATCTCCTGGACCTTTGAAATCTTCTTCATCACCTGCATCTGGCAAGGAGAGCCAGCCTAGAGTTTCTTCTGGAGGCACTCCTGATGTCCCTCTAATCAAGGAGGACAGGAGTACTAGTTCTTTTCAATCTAATAATTGCTGTCAGTCTCCTTCTGGGAAGGAGGATGGGAGGAGCTCTTCTGCAGGTTTACTTCCTGTTAACAAGATATCAACCAGTACTATTCGTACTCGAAAAAATAGTGGAATTCATGGGGTACCTGTAACTGGAATTCAGAAAGAAACTAGCTCTAGCAGAGGTTCATTAGCACAAAAGACTACTGTTTTGGAGAAGTCTCAACCCTCTTCACCTTTTGGAAGGGCTCTTGAGGGGCCCATTACTGAAGGTAGCAGTCATAAGCTAATTGTTGCAATATCAAATCAGGTACGAAGTCCTGCACATGGTGTCAGCGGAGAGTCTCTAGAAGATCCCGGCTTAATGAGCAGCCGAGCTTCTTCTCCTGCAATTTTAGACAAGCATGAGCAGTTTGAGCACACTTCAAAGGACAAGACGGATTCATGGCAAAACGACgacttaaaagatttgttgACTGGGTCAGGAGAGGGTGCTGGTTCTCCTGTAGCTCTTCCTGAGGAAGAGCGAAGTGTAACCACCGATGACTCCAGGAGATTAAGTGAAGGACTCCCCAAAAATCAGTTGAAGACGTCAAGGTCGCAAGTATCTTCTTTCAGCCCTATGAATGCTCTAATTGAGAGCTGTGCTAAATATTCTGGAGCAAATTCATCTTTGTCTCATGAAGATAATGGTGGAATGAACTTGCTTGCTAGTGTGGCTGCAGGAGAAATGTCAAGATCTGACTTGGCTTCACCTACTGATTCTACAGAAATAAGCACTCCAGCTGTTGAAGAGAACTGCAGTGCAGATGAAGAAAAATCCAAGTCTTCCCCTGAAAATTACACGTCAGCAGTTCCAAGTAAGTATTGCATTGATGCTGATGATAAGGAGCAGTCTGCTTTAGAGTGTAGTTTAGTGTCTGAGGATGGATTGCACGTGCCTAAAAAAGTATCAGTTAAGTTTACTGGTGACAATGAATGTGCTCCATCGCATACTCCGGAAGATGTAAATAGCAGAGAGGGTAGCAAACACTTGAATTCTTCTAGCTTGGATTCACGAAAAAATATTCACAATAACTTGGACACTGTTGAGAAGTCTAACCTGGAGACAGATGCTATTTCAACCGAGAATGTTATGGATGACAAGTTCGATGAAGATATTCATGAAGACACTTCCAGAAGTATTGGTTCTAATGGTATTTTAAATTGCAAAACCCACGAAATTAAGGTCAAGGTGATGGAGGAAAAGGCTGGTACTGTTATGGATGAGGGTAATTTAATGACTGAATTTGCTGGCTCAAAACAACCGTGCGAAGGTGACAACAAAAAGGATTTAAGTGAAGGATCAAGCACAGGAAATAATTTACAACAGAAATTTACTGCTATTATTGTTTCTGGATTTGCAGAAAGAGAGAACAGTGTAAAGCTACAACAAACTGCATGTGGTGAGAACTCAGTCTCCAAAGGTGTTGATGAAGTCAACTTTGGAAAATCTGTTGAAAAGGGTTCTAAGAATTTCATAATCAAGTCTGGATTGCCGAACTTCAGCGAGGAAGTAGTCAGGAATGCAGATATTGAAAGACATTGCTTGGCTACTTCTTGTTCCGGATCTGATGATTTAAAGAATCTGAAAGACATAAAAGTTGAAAGCAAGAAGATGTTAGAGCATGAATCGCCTTCTGAGAGAGGGTGCAGTGTGGATCATGCAGCTCCACAAAAGACCGAGTTTAAAGGTCCTAAGTCTTCTAGCATTAAAACAGATGAAGCTCAGAATCGTGATTCTATTGTTGTAGAGGCTTGTTCCTCTGCTTCAGGACACACACATACAGACACcaaaataaagtttgatttaAATGAAGGTTTTAGTGTCGATGATGGGAAATATGGGGAGCCCGTCAGTTTAGTATCCTCTGGTTCAACAAATGTCCATATTATTAACTCGGTACCATTTTCTGTAAATTCTGCCTTGGCCGGTAACTCTGCTTCCATTACTGTTGCTGCCGCCGCTAAAGGTCCCTTTGTTCATCCAGATGACTTAGTGAGAAGTAAAGGGGAACTTGGGTGGAAGGGATCTGCTGCTACTAGCGCATTTCGGCCTGCTGAACCCAGAAAATTTCTTGAAACGGCATTTGGTTCAATGAGTAACGCATGTTCTGATGCGTCAATAGGTAAACAGGGTCGCACACCCTTGGATTTTGATCTTAATGTACCGGATGAGAGAGTTCTCGAGGAAATAGCTTCTCGAGATTCTGCTATGGCTGTTGGTTCGACAATTGGTTTTGTAAGTAATCATGCTACTTTTCTGAATGACTCCCTGAGTTCTGTAATTGTCTCTGGCTCTGGAGGGCTGGATCTAGATTTGAATAGGGTTGATGAAGCAACTGAAAATGCTTATTGCTCCACCAGCAACTATCAGAAAGTAGAGGGTTCCATGGCACGAATTAAACCTTTAGGCGGTTTACCTACTGGTGATGTTCGGAGGGATTTTGATCTCAATGATGGGCCTATTGTTGATAATGCTAGTGCTGAGCAGTTCTATATCAGGAAGCAAGTCAAGGGTGGTATACCATCTCAATTGCATCCTCCAGGACTTAGAATGAATAGTCCTGGGGTGGGAAGTTACTCATCTTGGTTTCCACCTGGAAATACTTACTCAACAGTGACAATTCCTACAATATTACCAGATCGAGGTGACCCACCTTTTCCAGTTTTCCCCCTGGTGCACCTCAGAGGGCATTTGGTGTCACCCCACTTGCTCCTGATGTCTATCGAGGATCGGTTTTGTCATCATCTCCTGCCGTCCCTTTCTCATCTAGCCCTTTCCAGTTTTCCGTCTTTCCCTTTGGAACTACTTTTCCTCTACCTTCAGCCACCTTCTCAGTTGGAACAAATTATGCAGATTCCTCATCTGGTCCTAGGTTGTTTGCACCTCCTGTAA
- the LOC142540848 gene encoding uncharacterized protein LOC142540848, with the protein MFLTRIFGRTLYAAAKSEASAAAAAASSSSSKLPHNPLEEFFEVDRNPEDDKPVVYGRSWKASELRLKSWDDLNKLWYVLLKEKNMLMTQRQMLHAQNLRFPNPERVPKVRKSMCRIKHVLTERALDEPDARRSAEMKRMINSL; encoded by the exons ATGTTTTTGACAAGGATATTTGGGAGGACGCTATACGCTGCTGCCAAATCTGAGGCTTCAGCAGCAGCTGCTgctgcttcttcttcttcttctaagcTTCCGCATAACCCACTTGAGGAGTTCTTCGAGGTTGATAGGAACCCGGAGGATGATAAACCGGTTGTCTATG GTAGGAGTTGGAAGGCTTCTGAACTGCGTCTCAAGTCTTGGGATGACCTTAACAAGCTCTGGTATGTCCTTCTGAAGGAAAAGAATATGTTGATGACTCAGCGGCAGATGCTTCATGCTCAAAACCTACGTTTTCCCAATCCAGAGCGTGTCCCAAAG GTAAGAAAGTCAATGTGCCGGATTAAACATGTGCTGACTGAGAGAGCTCTGGATGAACCAGATGCTAGGAGATCGGCAGAGATGAAAAGGATGATCAACTCCTTATAA
- the LOC142540849 gene encoding nucleobase-ascorbate transporter 6-like isoform X1, protein MAAKAADEPVPHLPKDQLPNVAYCITSPPPWPEAIILGFQHYLVMLGTTVMIPTALVPQMGGGNEEKAKVIQTLLFVSGLNTLLQTLFGTRLPAVIGGSYTFVAPTISIILSGRWSDPDPISKFKKIMRATQGALIVASTVQIVLGFSGLWRNVVRFLSPISVVPLVSVAGFGLYEFGFPGVAKCIEIGLPQLVLLVLFSQYLVHLIRPGKYLLDRFSVLFSVVIVWIYAHFLTVGGAYNGKPTNTQISCRTDRAGLIDAAPWIRVPYPFQWGAPSFDAGEAFAMMMAAFVALIESSGGFVGLSRYASATPLPPSIFSRGVGWQGIAILLSGIFGTGNGSSVAIENIGLIALTRVGSRRVVQISAGFMLFFSVLGKFGAVFASIPMPIVAALYCVFFAYVGSGGLSFLQFCQLNSFRNLFILSFSTFLGLSIPQYFNEYTAINGYGPVHTSGRWFNDMVNVPFSSKAFVAGIVSYFLDNTLHKQDALVRKDRGKHWWDKFKDFKTDTRSGEFYSLPLNLNKYFPSV, encoded by the exons ATGGCAGCAAAGGCAGCAGATGAGCCAGTACCACATTTACCAAAAGACCAGCTTCCAAATGTTGCTTACTGCATTACCAGCCCCCCTCCATGGC CCGAAGCCATAATTCTTGGATTCCAGCATTATCTGGTGATGCTTGGAACAACTGTTATGATTCCTACGGCCTTGGTACCTCAAATGGGAGGAGGAAAT GAGGAGAAAGCAAAAGTTATTCAGACGCTGCTGTTTGTTTCTGGTTTGAACACTCTGTTGCAGACATTGTTCGGAACCAGATTACCTGCTGTAATTGGAGGTTCATACACCTTTGTTGCCCCCACAATTTCGATTATTCTGTCTGGCAGATGGAGTGATCCTGACCCAATATCG AAGTTCAAGAAGATAATGAGGGCCACACAGGGTGCACTTATTGTTGCTTCAACAGTCCAGATAGTCCTGGGTTTCAGTGGTCTTTGGCGTAATGTTGTGAG GTTTCTGAGTCCAATTTCCGTTGTCCCTTTGGTTTCTGTAGCTGGTTTTGGGCTCTATGAATTTGGTTTTCCAGGA GTTGCCAAATGCATTGAAATCGGGTTGCCTCAGCTCGTCCTTTTGGTTCTCTTCTCTCAG TATTTGGTCCACCTCATACGTCCCGGGAAGTATCTCTTGGACCGGTTTTCAGTTTTATTCTCGGTGGTGATTGTATGGATTTATGCTCATTTTCTTACTGTGGGTGGTGCCTACAATGGAAAGCCAACAAATACGCAAATAAGCTGCAGAACTGATCGTGCTGGACTTATAGATGCTGCTCCCTG GATAAGAGTTCCATATCCGTTTCAGTGGGGGGCACCTTCATTTGATGCTGGTGAAGCCTTCGCCATGATGATGGCAGCATTTGTGGCCCTCATTGAG TCTAGTGGTGGCTTTGTTGGATTGTCGAGATATGCGAGTGCGACACCCTTGCCACCATCTATTTTCAGCCGTGGCGTAGGCTGGCAG GGTATTGCTATCTTGTTGTCTGGAATTTTTGGAACTGGGAATGGATCATCAGTGGCTAT TGAGAATATTGGGCTGATAGCACTGACACGAGTTGGCAGTAGAAGAGTAGTGCAGATATCTGCTGGATTCATGCTTTTCTTCTCTGTTCTTG GGAAATTTGGAGCAGTCTTTGCTTCAATTCCAATGCCTATTGTGGCTGCGTTGTACTGTGTCTTCTTTGCTTATGTTG GCTCGGGTGGTTTGAGTTTCTTGCAGTTCTGCCAACTTAACAGCTTCAGGAACTTGTTCATATTAAGCTTTTCAACTTTTCTTGGCTTGTCGATTCCCCAGTACTTTAACGAATACACTGCCATCAATGGATACGGCCCGGTCCACACATCTGGCCGATGG TTCAACGACATGGTAAACGTCCCATTTTCCTCCAAAGCTTTTGTAGCTGGTATAGTTTCATACTTTCTTGACAACACTTTACACAAGCAAGATGCACTAGTACGGAAAGATAGAGGAAAACATTGGTGGGACAAGTTCAAAGACTTCAAGACTGATACCAGAAGTGGGGAATTCTACTCCCTTCCTCTCAATCTCAACAAATATTTCCCATCTGTCTAA
- the LOC142540849 gene encoding nucleobase-ascorbate transporter 6-like isoform X2 — translation MLGTTVMIPTALVPQMGGGNEEKAKVIQTLLFVSGLNTLLQTLFGTRLPAVIGGSYTFVAPTISIILSGRWSDPDPISKFKKIMRATQGALIVASTVQIVLGFSGLWRNVVRFLSPISVVPLVSVAGFGLYEFGFPGVAKCIEIGLPQLVLLVLFSQYLVHLIRPGKYLLDRFSVLFSVVIVWIYAHFLTVGGAYNGKPTNTQISCRTDRAGLIDAAPWIRVPYPFQWGAPSFDAGEAFAMMMAAFVALIESSGGFVGLSRYASATPLPPSIFSRGVGWQGIAILLSGIFGTGNGSSVAIENIGLIALTRVGSRRVVQISAGFMLFFSVLGKFGAVFASIPMPIVAALYCVFFAYVGSGGLSFLQFCQLNSFRNLFILSFSTFLGLSIPQYFNEYTAINGYGPVHTSGRWFNDMVNVPFSSKAFVAGIVSYFLDNTLHKQDALVRKDRGKHWWDKFKDFKTDTRSGEFYSLPLNLNKYFPSV, via the exons ATGCTTGGAACAACTGTTATGATTCCTACGGCCTTGGTACCTCAAATGGGAGGAGGAAAT GAGGAGAAAGCAAAAGTTATTCAGACGCTGCTGTTTGTTTCTGGTTTGAACACTCTGTTGCAGACATTGTTCGGAACCAGATTACCTGCTGTAATTGGAGGTTCATACACCTTTGTTGCCCCCACAATTTCGATTATTCTGTCTGGCAGATGGAGTGATCCTGACCCAATATCG AAGTTCAAGAAGATAATGAGGGCCACACAGGGTGCACTTATTGTTGCTTCAACAGTCCAGATAGTCCTGGGTTTCAGTGGTCTTTGGCGTAATGTTGTGAG GTTTCTGAGTCCAATTTCCGTTGTCCCTTTGGTTTCTGTAGCTGGTTTTGGGCTCTATGAATTTGGTTTTCCAGGA GTTGCCAAATGCATTGAAATCGGGTTGCCTCAGCTCGTCCTTTTGGTTCTCTTCTCTCAG TATTTGGTCCACCTCATACGTCCCGGGAAGTATCTCTTGGACCGGTTTTCAGTTTTATTCTCGGTGGTGATTGTATGGATTTATGCTCATTTTCTTACTGTGGGTGGTGCCTACAATGGAAAGCCAACAAATACGCAAATAAGCTGCAGAACTGATCGTGCTGGACTTATAGATGCTGCTCCCTG GATAAGAGTTCCATATCCGTTTCAGTGGGGGGCACCTTCATTTGATGCTGGTGAAGCCTTCGCCATGATGATGGCAGCATTTGTGGCCCTCATTGAG TCTAGTGGTGGCTTTGTTGGATTGTCGAGATATGCGAGTGCGACACCCTTGCCACCATCTATTTTCAGCCGTGGCGTAGGCTGGCAG GGTATTGCTATCTTGTTGTCTGGAATTTTTGGAACTGGGAATGGATCATCAGTGGCTAT TGAGAATATTGGGCTGATAGCACTGACACGAGTTGGCAGTAGAAGAGTAGTGCAGATATCTGCTGGATTCATGCTTTTCTTCTCTGTTCTTG GGAAATTTGGAGCAGTCTTTGCTTCAATTCCAATGCCTATTGTGGCTGCGTTGTACTGTGTCTTCTTTGCTTATGTTG GCTCGGGTGGTTTGAGTTTCTTGCAGTTCTGCCAACTTAACAGCTTCAGGAACTTGTTCATATTAAGCTTTTCAACTTTTCTTGGCTTGTCGATTCCCCAGTACTTTAACGAATACACTGCCATCAATGGATACGGCCCGGTCCACACATCTGGCCGATGG TTCAACGACATGGTAAACGTCCCATTTTCCTCCAAAGCTTTTGTAGCTGGTATAGTTTCATACTTTCTTGACAACACTTTACACAAGCAAGATGCACTAGTACGGAAAGATAGAGGAAAACATTGGTGGGACAAGTTCAAAGACTTCAAGACTGATACCAGAAGTGGGGAATTCTACTCCCTTCCTCTCAATCTCAACAAATATTTCCCATCTGTCTAA
- the LOC142540850 gene encoding LOW QUALITY PROTEIN: inositol transporter 1 (The sequence of the model RefSeq protein was modified relative to this genomic sequence to represent the inferred CDS: deleted 1 base in 1 codon), translating to MTIELLPASSGYLNDGGENGGRKITYFSNSYVLGLTMVAGIGGLLFGYDTGVISGALLYIKEEFEEVNGSSFLQETIVSMALVGAMIGAAGGGWINDHYGRKKATIFADLVFIVGSIVMAAAPNAYVLIAGRFLVGLGIGVASVTAPVYIAEASPSEIRGGLVSTNVLMITGGQFLSYLVNIAFTEVPGTWRWMLGVSALPAIVQFSLIIFLPESPRWLYMKKDKSEAMIVLSKIYDPYRLEKEVDQLAAALREEQEKSNNVSYIDVIKLKELRLAFLAGAGMQAFQQFTGINTVMYYSPTIVQMAGFNSNQLALLLSLIVAAMNALGTVLGIYLIDNVGRRKLALSSLCGVTISLIVLAVAFFLQSTDPVNGFYGWIAVVGLALYIAFFSPGMGPVPWTVNSEIYPEAYRGLCGGMSATVNWISNLIVAQSFLSLAEAVGTGQTFLILAGVAVVAFIFVVLFVPETKGLSFEEVDKIWKERARGHDCSGEPLLETGNNR from the exons ATGACGATAGAGTTATTGCCAGCGAGTTCTGGATATTTGAATGATGGCGGAGAAAATGGGGGCAGGAAGATCACCTATTTCAGCAACTCTTATGTGCTGGGACTGACTATGGTTGCTGGTATCGGCGGTCTTCTTTTTGGATATGATACTGGAGTTATTTCTGGAGCCCTTTTGTATATAAAAGAGGAATTCGAGGAAGTTAATGGGAGTAGTTTTTTACAGGAGACAATTGTCAGCATGGCTTTGGTTGGTGCCATGATTGGAGCTGCTGGAGGTGGTTGGATTAATGATCATTACGGGCGTAAGAAAGCTACCATCTTTGCTGATTTAGTGTTTATTGTTGGATCCATAGTCATGGCTGCTGCTCCCAATGCTTATGTTCTTATCGCGGGACGATTCTTGGTTGGATTGGGTATCGGTGTAGCATCTGTTACGGCTCCTGTATATATTGCC GAGGCTTCTCCGTCAGAAATTAGGGGTGGCCTCGTCAGTACCAATGTGCTGATGATTACTGGTGGACAGTTTCTTTCTTACCTTGTGAACATTGCTTTTACAGAG GTTCCAGGCACATGGCGGTGGATGCTTGGAGTATCTGCATTGCCTGCTATTGTACAATTTTCTCTTATTATATTTTTGCCCGAGTCTCCGCGGTGGCTTTACATGAAGAAGGATAAATCTGAAGCCATGATTGTGCTTTCTAAAATTTATGATCCATATCGGTTAGAAAAGGAGGTAGATCAGCTTGCTGCTGCACTTCGGGAAGAGCAAGAGAAAAGCAACAATGTCAGTTACATTGACGTTATCAAATTAAAGGAATTAAGACTTGCTTTTTTGGCTGGAGCAGGTATGCAGGCCTTTCAGCAATTTACTGGAATCAACACAGTTATGTACTACAGCCCAACAATTGTGCAAATGGCTGGCtttaattcaaatcaattaGCACTTCTTCTATCTCTCATAGTTGCGGCCATGAATGCCCTTGGTACAGTTCTTGGAATATACCTCATTGATAATGTTGGTCGCAGGAAGTTAGCTCTAAGTAGTTTGTGTGGAGTAACCATATCTCTTATTGTCCTTGCTGTGGCATTTTTCTTGCAGTCAACGGATCCTGTAAATGGGTTTTATGGTTGGATTGCAGTTGTGGGTTTGGCTCTTTACATCGCATTTTTTTCACCTGGAATGGGCCCTGTCCCTTGGACAGTTAATTCAGAAATATATCCAGAGGCCTACCGTGGACTTTGTGGTGGCATGTCTGCCACAGTGAACTGGATATCGAATCTGATAGTAGCTCAAAGTTTTTTGTCCTTAGCTGAAGCTGTGGGTACTGGCCAAACTTTCTTGATACTTGCTGGAGTGGCTGTTGTCGCATTTATATTTGTCGTTCTTTTTGTGCCTGAGACAAAGGGATTGTCATTTGAGGAAGTGGATAAAATCTGGAAGGAGAGAGCTCGGGGCCATGACTGTAGTGGAGAACCACTGCTGGAAACTGGAAACAACCGTTGA